From the genome of Methanorbis furvi, one region includes:
- a CDS encoding arsenate reductase ArsC: MKKIAFVCVHNSCRSQIAEALCRTYAGDMFDAYSAGTNPAPAVNPTALRLMKTFYGIDMTKQTPKTLDSLPKIDVLVTMGCEISCPLVPCSQKISWQIPDPCGKSDEEFLVVIRTIHDHVCGLSGEL; this comes from the coding sequence ATGAAAAAAATCGCATTCGTCTGTGTCCACAACTCCTGTCGGTCCCAGATTGCCGAAGCTCTCTGCCGGACTTATGCCGGAGATATGTTTGACGCATACTCGGCAGGAACCAACCCTGCCCCAGCCGTCAATCCTACCGCTCTGCGCCTGATGAAAACGTTCTATGGCATTGACATGACAAAGCAGACACCAAAAACTCTTGACTCCCTTCCAAAAATTGATGTTCTGGTGACCATGGGATGTGAAATTTCCTGCCCCTTGGTTCCCTGCTCTCAAAAAATATCCTGGCAGATTCCCGACCCTTGCGGAAAATCCGATGAAGAGTTTCTTGTTGTCATTCGAACCATTCATGATCATGTCTGTGGATTATCGGGGGAACTGTGA
- a CDS encoding L-threonylcarbamoyladenylate synthase: MDAVIEKAVQVLSRDGLVVYPTETIYGLGADALSEIAVYKVYEAKQRPMGKPISVAVSDIEMIHGIAYVDEFAERFISKFLPGPVTVVLPVKSCLPSDLTGGTGTIGIRYPDHAVALSIIAGLDSPITATSANISGEISPVTSDQVNVAHDFLIDGGVLPGTPSTVINLAERKIERPGAMLEEIAAFLKEER; the protein is encoded by the coding sequence ATGGATGCGGTGATCGAAAAAGCGGTGCAGGTACTGTCCCGCGACGGGCTTGTGGTGTATCCGACCGAGACAATCTATGGTCTTGGTGCGGACGCTCTTTCAGAGATTGCAGTCTACAAGGTGTATGAGGCAAAGCAGCGGCCGATGGGAAAACCGATCTCGGTTGCGGTGAGCGATATTGAGATGATTCACGGTATCGCCTATGTGGATGAGTTTGCCGAGCGGTTCATCAGTAAATTTCTGCCGGGCCCTGTGACCGTGGTGCTGCCGGTGAAAAGCTGTCTTCCGAGCGATCTCACCGGAGGAACGGGAACTATTGGCATCCGGTATCCTGATCATGCGGTTGCTCTCTCGATCATTGCCGGTCTTGACAGCCCGATCACTGCAACATCGGCAAATATTTCTGGTGAAATTTCGCCGGTGACTTCAGATCAGGTGAACGTTGCGCATGATTTTCTGATCGATGGCGGCGTACTTCCCGGAACGCCAAGCACGGTGATCAATCTTGCGGAGAGAAAAATCGAACGGCCCGGTGCGATGCTTGAAGAGATTGCAGCGTTTCTGAAGGAAGAGCGCTGA
- a CDS encoding UPF0146 family protein has product MTIHQIETKVGEYICNHYRSAVEIGFGGKTTAAEIIQHAGIPILCTDIHAYQNTAVPAIVDDVFTPTLSSYADADVVYAIRPGTEIVPPMIALAERIGADLIVYHLGFELYENGGERLDADGILLHRYVKRS; this is encoded by the coding sequence GTGACTATCCATCAGATTGAGACAAAGGTCGGCGAATATATCTGCAATCACTACCGGTCAGCAGTTGAAATTGGGTTTGGCGGAAAAACAACCGCGGCAGAGATCATTCAGCATGCCGGGATTCCAATCCTCTGCACCGACATTCATGCATATCAGAATACAGCAGTTCCTGCAATAGTGGACGATGTGTTCACACCGACGCTCTCCTCGTATGCAGATGCTGACGTGGTGTATGCGATACGGCCGGGAACCGAGATTGTTCCGCCGATGATTGCTCTTGCAGAACGTATCGGTGCTGATCTGATCGTTTACCATCTCGGCTTTGAGCTGTATGAAAACGGCGGCGAACGGCTTGATGCGGACGGAATTCTGCTTCATCGGTACGTGAAGCGTTCCTAA
- a CDS encoding FkbM family methyltransferase, with protein MGDHIPLLDRLRYALTKEDRTENFYRYQYEKFFSMLYSKEEDCLRLGPLRLPVLPGENHPTREDAYYAMEIGDILFPAMLGRFGYLDEGPYEWGGVHILEGDVVFDCGANLGIFSLLAAYRGAEVYAFEPVPEARRLLRHTLDLNPELCERVTIVPYALGAEKGEAEFTILADTLVGSSMVLPQEGRKAKVAVTTVDAFVEETGLPCVDFLKADIEGAERLMLDGALATLAQCSPKVSICMYHRPDDPEVIEGLLRSANPEYALVRKWKKIYGCVSVKK; from the coding sequence ATGGGAGATCATATTCCCCTGCTTGACCGGCTGCGGTATGCTCTGACCAAAGAGGACCGGACTGAGAATTTTTACCGGTATCAGTACGAGAAATTTTTTTCAATGTTGTATTCTAAGGAGGAGGACTGTCTGCGTCTTGGTCCGCTCCGTCTGCCAGTTCTCCCGGGAGAGAATCATCCGACACGCGAGGATGCCTATTATGCGATGGAGATCGGGGATATTTTGTTTCCTGCGATGCTTGGAAGGTTTGGGTATCTGGATGAGGGGCCGTATGAGTGGGGAGGTGTGCACATTTTGGAAGGGGATGTGGTGTTTGACTGCGGTGCAAATCTTGGAATTTTTTCTCTGCTTGCGGCATACCGAGGGGCAGAGGTGTATGCGTTTGAGCCGGTTCCTGAAGCACGGAGGTTGCTCAGGCACACACTGGATCTCAATCCTGAGCTGTGCGAGAGAGTGACGATTGTTCCTTATGCACTTGGTGCAGAAAAGGGGGAGGCTGAGTTTACGATTCTTGCTGATACGCTTGTGGGGTCGTCGATGGTTTTGCCGCAGGAGGGGAGAAAGGCCAAAGTTGCGGTGACTACGGTGGATGCGTTTGTGGAAGAGACTGGTCTGCCCTGTGTTGATTTTCTGAAGGCTGATATTGAGGGGGCGGAACGGCTGATGCTTGATGGAGCTTTGGCGACGCTTGCGCAGTGTTCTCCCAAGGTTTCGATCTGTATGTATCATCGTCCTGATGATCCTGAGGTGATTGAGGGACTGCTGCGTTCAGCAAATCCTGAGTATGCGCTGGTGAGAAAATGGAAAAAGATCTACGGCTGTGTTTCTGTCAAAAAGTGA
- a CDS encoding flippase-like domain-containing protein has product MDAKQKKWLWLSIGLSMVILLVVLVLTFDEDTVEALKNLNPWYLLLAFCLHMLAMCVWAVRIQVMCKALGYVIPFFHSLNMVCAGQLVASITPSQIGGEPVRIHELYKANMPIADATAVVLIERLLEAVLLVIGVIIGMGLFSLAGGEGLVPDYMITAAWIGTGFFVGLLVLIIVLFSRPDWVRKITFKTVKFFTKKWETERVEKLITQIDEAIDRLFLTFRMFTGKARMGLILGFLLSVVFWVCEYSIASVIMMGLGYPPNLLISIVFQLIIAIILMLPTTPGGAGIAEISYAAFYSLILPTSVVGLFVILQRLIMYYSNILIGFIASFRIVKREAANEKVEIQEGQG; this is encoded by the coding sequence ATGGACGCGAAGCAGAAGAAGTGGTTGTGGCTCTCCATCGGCTTGTCGATGGTTATTCTCCTTGTGGTGCTGGTTCTCACATTTGATGAGGACACAGTTGAGGCGCTCAAAAATCTGAATCCATGGTATCTTTTGCTTGCGTTCTGTCTGCACATGCTGGCAATGTGTGTGTGGGCTGTGCGTATTCAGGTGATGTGCAAGGCACTTGGGTATGTGATTCCGTTTTTCCACAGTCTGAACATGGTGTGTGCCGGACAGCTGGTTGCGTCGATCACGCCGTCACAGATCGGCGGGGAACCGGTACGGATTCATGAGCTGTATAAGGCGAACATGCCGATCGCGGATGCGACGGCTGTTGTTCTGATAGAGCGGCTGCTTGAAGCGGTGCTGCTGGTGATCGGTGTCATCATCGGCATGGGACTGTTCTCACTTGCCGGAGGCGAGGGGCTTGTGCCTGATTATATGATCACGGCTGCATGGATTGGAACCGGATTTTTTGTCGGACTGCTGGTTCTGATCATTGTTCTGTTCAGCAGACCTGACTGGGTTCGAAAAATTACCTTCAAGACCGTGAAATTTTTTACGAAGAAGTGGGAGACGGAACGGGTTGAAAAACTTATCACGCAGATTGATGAGGCGATTGACCGGTTGTTCCTTACCTTCAGAATGTTTACTGGAAAGGCGAGGATGGGGCTGATCTTAGGTTTTCTCCTGTCGGTGGTTTTCTGGGTCTGTGAGTACTCGATTGCATCGGTGATTATGATGGGGCTTGGTTACCCGCCGAACCTGCTGATTTCGATTGTGTTCCAGTTAATTATTGCAATTATTCTGATGCTGCCGACAACTCCGGGCGGTGCCGGTATTGCTGAGATCAGTTATGCGGCGTTCTATTCGCTGATTCTGCCAACGTCGGTTGTGGGACTGTTCGTAATTTTACAGCGTTTGATTATGTATTACTCAAATATTCTTATCGGGTTCATTGCAAGTTTCCGTATTGTGAAGCGTGAGGCGGCGAATGAAAAGGTGGAGATACAAGAGGGTCAGGGGTAA
- a CDS encoding DUF5714 domain-containing protein — MQTSSPEPACLVCGAPLHYRDTAEEMTCSVCGRKFSSNARCENGHFVCDACHASPAISAIRSICLETQSKNPFTVATAMMHSPSVHMHGPEHHILVGAALLAAYRNAGGDVCLQTALDEMVRRGSMVPGGFCGLAGSCGAALSAGMFYSIATKTNPLSIDSWSRANQLTAACLDAIGKAGGPRCCKRDSFLALGVTVPFVLQHLEIAMEMPDVLRCEFFSRNRECLKERCRYFPRENMR; from the coding sequence ATGCAAACCAGTTCCCCTGAACCCGCCTGTCTTGTCTGTGGTGCGCCTCTGCATTATCGTGACACCGCAGAAGAGATGACCTGTTCAGTCTGCGGCAGAAAATTTTCCAGCAATGCACGTTGCGAGAACGGCCACTTTGTCTGTGATGCATGTCACGCGTCCCCGGCAATTTCTGCGATTCGTTCTATCTGTCTGGAAACACAATCGAAAAATCCGTTCACTGTCGCAACAGCGATGATGCATAGTCCGTCCGTTCACATGCACGGGCCTGAGCATCACATTCTTGTCGGTGCTGCTCTTCTTGCGGCGTACCGCAATGCAGGCGGTGATGTCTGCCTACAGACCGCGCTTGATGAGATGGTACGCCGCGGCTCAATGGTGCCGGGTGGTTTCTGCGGGCTTGCCGGTTCCTGCGGTGCGGCTCTGAGTGCGGGGATGTTTTACTCGATTGCAACAAAGACCAATCCTCTCAGCATTGATTCATGGTCACGTGCCAATCAGCTGACCGCCGCATGTCTTGATGCGATAGGAAAAGCCGGCGGACCGCGCTGCTGTAAACGCGACAGTTTCCTTGCTCTTGGCGTAACGGTTCCTTTTGTTTTGCAGCATCTCGAAATAGCAATGGAGATGCCGGATGTGTTGCGCTGTGAGTTTTTTTCCCGCAACCGTGAGTGTTTGAAGGAACGCTGCCGGTATTTTCCAAGAGAAAATATGCGGTGA
- a CDS encoding arsenic metallochaperone ArsD family protein: MMVEIFDAGTASPDESRITIVVSRLKEHEISIERYSRQTSPEKFTHNGVVAGLVSRHGEKILPVTLVNGFAMITGRYPSNDEIRQILDLPQNLIEPKREGCCCIQGCGCMEERV, translated from the coding sequence ATGATGGTGGAAATCTTTGATGCAGGCACCGCTTCCCCTGACGAATCACGGATAACCATTGTTGTTTCCCGTCTCAAAGAACACGAAATCAGCATCGAGCGCTACTCGCGTCAGACATCTCCTGAAAAATTCACTCACAATGGGGTCGTTGCCGGTCTCGTCTCCCGTCACGGAGAAAAAATTCTGCCGGTGACGCTGGTGAACGGATTTGCCATGATCACCGGTAGATATCCATCCAACGATGAAATTCGCCAGATTCTTGATCTACCTCAGAATCTCATCGAACCAAAGCGCGAGGGATGTTGCTGCATTCAGGGATGCGGATGCATGGAGGAACGTGTATGA
- a CDS encoding peptidase M54 — MGVHVFWDSRVPIGLSRPVTEELSGVLEMPVSRIDNGTFPLEGFDPMRQQCDAVKILTKLDIFRQRYPQLFKPENIDIGYYNKFNHLHEKVLLITPVDIFEPLADFVFGLAYPSLGVAVVSPARLTNEFYGRHADDDALVDRMVKEGAHEIGHLFGLEHCDNPGCIMYCPRNLDDLDRKRKYFCGRCRIQLNGQREGDLF; from the coding sequence ATGGGAGTACATGTTTTCTGGGACAGCAGAGTTCCTATCGGTCTGAGCAGACCGGTCACTGAGGAGCTGTCAGGAGTTCTTGAGATGCCTGTATCCCGCATCGACAACGGCACGTTTCCGCTGGAAGGGTTTGATCCGATGCGTCAGCAGTGTGATGCCGTAAAAATACTCACGAAACTCGATATATTCCGTCAACGGTATCCGCAGCTTTTCAAACCGGAGAATATTGATATAGGCTATTACAATAAGTTCAATCACCTTCATGAAAAAGTCCTGCTGATTACGCCGGTGGATATTTTTGAGCCGCTCGCAGATTTTGTGTTCGGTCTTGCGTACCCGTCGCTTGGTGTTGCTGTTGTGTCGCCTGCAAGACTTACGAACGAGTTTTACGGCCGACACGCGGATGATGATGCGTTGGTTGACCGGATGGTGAAAGAAGGAGCGCATGAGATCGGTCATCTGTTTGGTCTTGAGCACTGTGATAATCCGGGATGTATTATGTACTGTCCGAGAAATCTTGATGATTTAGACCGGAAACGTAAGTACTTCTGCGGCAGGTGCCGGATACAGCTGAACGGTCAGAGGGAAGGAGATCTGTTCTGA
- a CDS encoding DUF5612 domain-containing protein has protein sequence MDAPINYAISLVVDNQKGILRDIGSVCAEHNANIILTQQETVSRGPDKGYSWVDLEIEGCDNAEELMRDLRTIPGIRRVEQHDTFSAIFGKRVIVMGGGAQVAQVAMGAVNEADRHNIRGERISVDTIPLVGESNLAGAVEAVARLPRASILVLAGSIMGGDITKAIQTVQAEGIPVICLKMVGSASDAADLVVTDPIQAGVMAVMHISSIGVFDLYRVKGREF, from the coding sequence ATGGACGCGCCAATAAATTATGCAATCAGTCTCGTCGTCGACAATCAGAAAGGAATACTGCGTGACATCGGTTCCGTCTGCGCCGAGCATAATGCAAACATCATTTTAACCCAGCAGGAGACCGTGAGCCGCGGCCCTGACAAAGGATACTCATGGGTGGACCTTGAGATCGAAGGCTGCGACAATGCTGAAGAGCTTATGCGTGATCTCAGAACGATTCCCGGGATTCGCCGAGTAGAGCAGCATGACACATTTTCGGCGATCTTTGGAAAACGTGTGATTGTGATGGGAGGCGGCGCACAGGTTGCGCAGGTTGCAATGGGCGCGGTTAACGAGGCGGACCGTCACAACATCCGGGGGGAGAGAATCTCGGTTGATACGATTCCGCTCGTCGGCGAGTCAAATCTTGCGGGAGCAGTGGAGGCGGTTGCACGCCTGCCGCGTGCATCGATTCTTGTTCTCGCAGGCTCAATCATGGGCGGCGACATCACCAAAGCGATTCAAACAGTGCAGGCCGAAGGAATTCCGGTCATCTGTCTGAAGATGGTTGGCAGTGCGTCCGATGCCGCCGATCTCGTGGTAACCGATCCGATTCAGGCGGGAGTGATGGCAGTGATGCACATCAGTTCCATCGGTGTGTTTGATCTCTACCGCGTGAAAGGACGTGAGTTCTGA
- a CDS encoding DNA polymerase subunit beta, protein MKPIRLRDFVMTDDGCLYAVSGYENESRAECVLRYVPTTDGDRVSPWGVRYKKYDFADAFAWVQEHKPTYLDLVHRVPLTDIIRVFKPEELAAEIAARSPRVARLFSHFDLPEMTWGCTGSLLAGLENDASDIDMVVYGSAWFTARQQLMNAVAAGKIPAMSEEMWRKVYNKRVPDISFDEFVLHESRKFNRGEFEGTYFDLLYSRGYDNLHSVPPITLGKKTGKMTIEATVTDASLAFDSPGIYVVDHEEIDLVLSFTHTYCGQCFTGEVLEACGVVEEHGNQTWLIVGTTREAHGEYIVSRTLLDQ, encoded by the coding sequence ATGAAGCCAATTCGTTTGCGCGATTTTGTGATGACCGATGATGGTTGTCTGTATGCTGTTTCAGGATATGAGAATGAGAGCCGTGCAGAGTGTGTTCTTCGATATGTGCCAACAACCGACGGCGACCGCGTTTCTCCATGGGGCGTGCGATACAAAAAATATGATTTTGCCGATGCGTTTGCCTGGGTGCAGGAGCATAAGCCCACGTATCTGGATCTTGTTCACCGCGTGCCGCTCACCGATATCATCCGGGTTTTCAAGCCCGAGGAGCTGGCAGCAGAGATTGCGGCGCGGAGTCCGCGTGTTGCACGACTGTTTTCGCATTTTGATCTGCCGGAGATGACCTGGGGATGCACGGGTTCGCTTCTGGCGGGTCTTGAAAACGATGCATCCGACATCGATATGGTTGTGTACGGGAGCGCCTGGTTTACGGCGCGGCAGCAGCTGATGAACGCGGTTGCCGCAGGAAAAATTCCTGCAATGAGTGAAGAGATGTGGCGGAAAGTGTACAACAAACGGGTGCCTGATATTTCGTTCGACGAGTTCGTGCTGCACGAGTCAAGGAAATTCAACCGCGGCGAGTTTGAAGGAACATATTTTGATCTGCTGTACTCACGCGGATATGATAATCTGCACTCGGTCCCGCCAATCACGCTTGGTAAAAAAACCGGAAAAATGACCATCGAGGCAACAGTGACGGATGCATCTCTTGCGTTTGACAGCCCGGGCATCTATGTGGTGGATCATGAGGAGATTGATCTGGTGCTATCGTTCACGCACACCTACTGCGGCCAGTGTTTCACCGGCGAAGTGCTTGAGGCGTGCGGTGTTGTGGAGGAGCACGGCAATCAGACATGGCTGATTGTCGGAACGACCCGCGAGGCACACGGCGAGTATATTGTGTCGCGGACACTTTTGGATCAGTAA
- a CDS encoding permease, with product MSLTDTLISVGSYFLIITAELLVLFIVVSLLVGVLHTYVSREKMQLVLGKTGSVTGSVLGAGFGALTPFCSCSTIPITLGLLKSGVAFSSSMSFLFASPLLNPVILAMMLVIFGPAITVVYAVLMFIFSVVIGLGLEQAGYRKYLKQVAVEGEFTHTGSKREQVISFAYTIFRQMLPYLLIGAGIGAFIYGFLPSDWVLSVAGPDNFFAIPIAALIGIPLYIRAETILPIAAVLIEKGMGVGAVVALLVGGAGMSIPEITMLSAIFQKRLVIVFVTAIFVAAVATGCILQYISL from the coding sequence ATGAGTCTTACTGATACTCTGATTTCCGTTGGGTCCTACTTTCTGATCATCACCGCAGAGCTGTTGGTGTTGTTCATCGTTGTCAGCCTTCTGGTAGGAGTTTTGCACACCTATGTCTCGCGTGAAAAAATGCAGTTGGTCCTCGGAAAAACCGGTTCGGTTACCGGCAGTGTACTCGGTGCCGGGTTTGGTGCACTGACGCCGTTTTGTTCCTGTTCCACAATTCCTATCACTCTTGGACTGCTGAAATCCGGCGTTGCATTTTCCAGTTCGATGTCGTTTCTGTTTGCATCCCCACTCCTCAATCCTGTCATCCTTGCGATGATGCTGGTCATCTTCGGCCCGGCAATTACGGTTGTCTATGCGGTACTGATGTTCATATTTTCGGTGGTGATCGGTCTTGGCCTTGAACAGGCCGGCTACCGAAAGTATCTCAAACAGGTCGCAGTTGAGGGTGAGTTCACGCACACAGGATCCAAACGAGAACAGGTTATCAGTTTTGCCTATACGATTTTTCGCCAGATGCTCCCTTATCTGTTGATTGGTGCGGGAATCGGTGCGTTCATCTACGGATTTCTTCCATCAGACTGGGTGCTTTCGGTCGCCGGCCCGGATAATTTCTTTGCAATTCCGATCGCTGCTCTCATTGGCATTCCGCTGTATATTCGTGCAGAGACGATTCTCCCTATAGCTGCTGTTCTCATCGAGAAAGGAATGGGAGTCGGGGCTGTTGTCGCTCTCCTCGTCGGAGGAGCAGGGATGAGTATTCCGGAGATTACCATGCTTTCCGCGATATTTCAAAAACGTCTGGTGATAGTGTTTGTGACTGCGATATTTGTTGCAGCGGTTGCTACCGGCTGCATTCTTCAGTATATTTCGTTGTGA
- the cas1 gene encoding CRISPR-associated endonuclease Cas1 produces MTSEVPWVTVWGYGADIRATPKTLIVRGKTERTAYPLSSFHHLLIVGGHTLETAAVSHLISNNISVSFFDVHGEPVGSIRPVGGDAYPLRSGQKNLPVRSSAMSVITSALKARMMYLNELASGRDDGLFYKGELEILSDASSELEFLITLPELGRIFTLTRNMYYEILSRAVAPELGYHRREKPPYVDPVNAMFAHGYAVLYASVSVAAAGAGLDPEIGALYGNVVPAGKNRGGCVMDIMEPLMTPMVDRVVVGMAAEGRLSRRYEVSSRCIVSERLMNEFNLRLAESVDSAGINRNVRMYADAVSNGGSSGQF; encoded by the coding sequence ATGACATCTGAGGTCCCGTGGGTAACGGTCTGGGGATACGGCGCTGATATTCGTGCGACCCCAAAGACGCTGATAGTCCGGGGCAAAACCGAGAGAACAGCGTATCCGCTTTCGTCGTTTCATCATCTCCTGATTGTCGGAGGGCACACTCTTGAAACTGCGGCGGTCTCTCATTTAATTTCAAACAATATTTCGGTATCATTTTTTGATGTGCATGGTGAGCCGGTCGGTTCCATCCGCCCGGTTGGCGGTGATGCGTATCCTCTCCGGTCAGGTCAGAAAAATCTCCCGGTACGCAGTTCGGCAATGTCGGTGATTACGTCTGCGCTGAAGGCACGGATGATGTATCTGAATGAGCTTGCGTCCGGACGCGATGATGGTCTGTTCTACAAGGGGGAGCTTGAGATTCTCAGCGATGCGTCATCCGAGCTTGAGTTTTTGATCACGCTTCCTGAGCTTGGCAGGATTTTCACGCTTACGCGCAATATGTATTATGAGATTCTCTCAAGGGCTGTTGCGCCTGAGCTTGGATATCACCGCAGGGAAAAACCACCGTATGTGGATCCGGTGAATGCGATGTTTGCCCACGGGTATGCGGTGTTGTATGCAAGTGTTTCTGTTGCGGCTGCGGGAGCGGGGCTTGATCCTGAGATCGGTGCTCTTTACGGTAATGTGGTGCCTGCCGGGAAAAACCGGGGGGGCTGTGTTATGGATATTATGGAGCCTTTGATGACACCGATGGTTGATCGTGTTGTTGTCGGGATGGCTGCTGAGGGACGGCTCAGTCGCAGGTATGAGGTCAGTTCGCGCTGTATTGTGTCCGAGCGGCTGATGAATGAGTTCAATTTGCGTCTTGCGGAGTCGGTTGACTCAGCTGGTATCAACAGAAATGTGCGGATGTATGCTGATGCTGTTTCAAACGGCGGATCGTCGGGACAGTTCTGA
- a CDS encoding ArsR family transcriptional regulator, with the protein MMDQDAIAHLLDILGNRNRRRIIELLRQKPCFVTEISDRLVINPKAVIEHLAIMQREDVISFYQDEKRRKYYYLVQDFQLSVKMSVPEQPPQSRPVAEVSDDSNAPPLTDKILMIRRLLDSREKLIEHLEAVEKDIDEMMNDVIVSGRGVFQNSIESEILLALIYTPLTPIELADTVGHSIPEVTGSLRTLAAKGYVESEAGRYRIKGTQKSMVVPVQPALPMRL; encoded by the coding sequence ATGATGGATCAGGATGCAATAGCACATTTACTGGATATCCTTGGAAACCGGAACAGAAGGCGGATAATAGAACTTCTCAGACAGAAGCCCTGCTTCGTCACCGAGATATCCGACCGGCTTGTTATCAACCCGAAAGCGGTTATTGAGCATCTGGCAATCATGCAGAGAGAGGACGTCATCTCCTTTTATCAGGATGAAAAACGGCGGAAATACTACTATCTTGTACAGGATTTCCAGCTTTCAGTGAAAATGTCGGTCCCTGAACAGCCGCCGCAGAGCAGACCGGTTGCAGAAGTCAGTGACGATTCCAACGCTCCGCCTCTCACCGACAAAATCCTCATGATCCGAAGACTGCTTGACTCACGCGAAAAACTGATCGAACACCTCGAGGCTGTTGAAAAAGACATCGATGAGATGATGAACGATGTCATCGTCAGCGGCCGGGGAGTGTTTCAAAACAGCATCGAATCAGAGATCCTCCTTGCCCTCATCTATACTCCGCTGACCCCAATAGAGCTCGCCGACACCGTGGGCCACTCAATCCCCGAGGTGACGGGTTCTCTTCGGACACTTGCCGCAAAAGGATATGTGGAGTCTGAAGCCGGGCGCTACCGGATCAAAGGCACGCAAAAATCAATGGTTGTCCCGGTGCAGCCGGCGCTTCCAATGAGACTCTGA
- a CDS encoding flippase-like domain-containing protein: MNKAQKKWLIISVAISVVVLVVMLLLTFDADTLVALEKCNPWFILLAFLLHVLSIVFWALRIKLMCWSLNYKVPFLHSVNLVCSNMLVAAVTPSQVGGEAVRVYELYKADVPTADATAVVLMERVFDGIVLGIGTVIGVCLLGELFGYLNFPPVYMGIAYFATIFFAAMLMLFAVLVKHPAWTKIIVTKISGIFTKRWESHRVERFMASVDENVDQFYVTIGHFAGRSKLGLVLGLVMTVAFWVSEFIIASVLMMGLGLEPMYLLSFIFQLLIAMIMMIPLTPGGVGISEISIGAFYSLIIPLPLVGVFVLLWRLIMYYFNVVVGIIASLHIVRRETSASMKKAQE; the protein is encoded by the coding sequence ATGAATAAAGCGCAAAAGAAATGGCTGATCATCTCAGTTGCCATCAGTGTAGTTGTACTGGTGGTAATGCTTCTTTTGACGTTCGACGCAGACACGCTCGTCGCACTGGAAAAATGTAATCCCTGGTTTATTCTTCTTGCATTTCTTTTACATGTTTTATCCATCGTGTTCTGGGCTCTGCGCATCAAGCTGATGTGCTGGTCGCTCAACTACAAGGTGCCGTTTCTTCACTCGGTAAATCTCGTCTGTTCCAACATGCTTGTGGCCGCAGTGACGCCGTCACAGGTCGGCGGCGAAGCAGTCAGAGTCTACGAACTCTACAAGGCTGACGTGCCGACAGCAGATGCAACGGCTGTTGTTTTGATGGAACGCGTGTTCGACGGAATCGTGCTTGGCATCGGAACGGTTATCGGCGTGTGTCTGCTTGGAGAACTGTTCGGGTACCTGAATTTCCCGCCCGTATATATGGGAATTGCATACTTTGCCACCATATTTTTTGCCGCAATGCTGATGCTGTTCGCGGTGCTGGTGAAGCATCCTGCCTGGACGAAAATTATTGTCACCAAAATATCAGGCATCTTTACCAAACGATGGGAGTCACACAGGGTCGAGCGGTTCATGGCTTCGGTTGATGAGAACGTTGATCAGTTCTATGTAACCATCGGCCACTTTGCCGGCAGATCAAAACTCGGGCTTGTGCTTGGCCTTGTGATGACGGTTGCATTCTGGGTGTCTGAGTTCATCATCGCATCAGTTTTGATGATGGGGCTTGGTCTTGAACCGATGTATTTACTCTCGTTCATTTTCCAGCTGCTGATTGCCATGATCATGATGATTCCCTTAACGCCCGGCGGCGTCGGAATCTCAGAGATCAGTATCGGCGCATTCTATTCGCTGATAATTCCTCTGCCGCTGGTTGGGGTATTCGTTCTGTTGTGGCGTTTGATTATGTACTACTTCAACGTGGTTGTCGGTATTATTGCGAGTCTGCACATCGTCAGGCGTGAGACTTCAGCCTCGATGAAAAAAGCCCAGGAATAG
- a CDS encoding metalloregulator ArsR/SmtB family transcription factor: MTEQIFKALGDATRLRIVALLMQRELCVCEVMDCLDLSQPNASRHLTILKNAGVLSGRKQAQWAYYKISETFPEELYQYLSKTAPEIPGYAAAIERLHNSTAAEKCGCTHEEKKS; this comes from the coding sequence ATGACTGAACAGATATTCAAGGCTCTTGGGGATGCGACCAGACTTCGGATTGTTGCCCTTCTCATGCAGCGCGAACTCTGTGTCTGCGAGGTCATGGACTGTCTGGACCTCTCCCAACCGAACGCATCAAGACATCTGACCATTCTCAAAAATGCCGGTGTGCTGTCAGGACGAAAACAGGCCCAGTGGGCATACTACAAAATCAGCGAAACATTTCCCGAGGAATTATATCAGTATCTGTCGAAGACAGCACCCGAAATTCCCGGCTATGCCGCAGCAATAGAGAGGCTGCACAACTCTACTGCCGCAGAAAAATGCGGCTGTACTCACGAGGAGAAAAAATCATGA